A portion of the Musa acuminata AAA Group cultivar baxijiao chromosome BXJ1-1, Cavendish_Baxijiao_AAA, whole genome shotgun sequence genome contains these proteins:
- the LOC135615900 gene encoding LRR receptor-like serine/threonine-protein kinase GSO1: MGFMTKHFLLLALSLSTWSFVAMIACGGTPTSTAARLLAIKSDLIDPGGAMASWSPGLPDTCSWNGVTCSDDRNHVVAFNLSGYGLSGSVSSKFAGLAFLETLDLSSNSLAGPIPPEIGMLKRLRELLLFSNSLSGFIPPEIGLLTDLKVLRLGDNMLSGTIPPHLGNCTGLEVLGLAQCQLNGSIPAQIGHLNRLKTLNLQQNRLTGRTPGELGGCSALQVLSMADNMLQGEIPSSIGRLAFLQVLNLANNQFSGSIPTALGGLSSLSYLNLLGNALNGTIPPQLNRLTLLRILDLSKNNLSDAISISTRQLKNLRYLVLSNNLLQGSISGDLCDESSSLQNLYLAGNHLSGTIQGLMDCISLRSLDLSNNSLSGGIPSDIDRLTNLVDLVLHNNSLVGGLPPRLGNLSHLQMLSLFHNGLTGSIPAEIGKLQRLQLLFLYENQMTGIIPHELTNCSSLEELDFFGNSFSGPIPETIGKLTNLVVLQLRQNDLSGPIPPSLGDCNKLQALALADNRLSGTLPPTFRFLTELNLITLYNNSLEGPIPDSLFSSLKHLAIINLSHNRFTGSISPLLGSNALVKLDLTNNAFSGVIPPTLGESTNLARLRLGHNLLQGGIPSELSRLRWLDFLDMSSNNLTGEIPSDLSNCTRLTHLLLGKNRVTGTIRSWLGNLHSLGELDLSWNELSGQIPAEIGNCSGLLKLSLQDNHLSGMIPPELGRLTSLNVLNLQRNNLTGTIPSAVLIHCKKLYELRLSENSLTGSIPSEIGQLIELQVMLDLSRNHLSGDIPSSLGNLIKLERLNLSFNHLDGRIPASLEQITSLHRLNLSNNLLYGWIPAGLSSFPVSSFTATKLCGAPLTACITRSSSSDMSRLSNAAVAGIIVAIVSISAVVCVVLLCIIIRLWSKWREVSVSNSDGEECKEKQERRGGGGGDRFESFWKVGSTSMVTSSEKQSSTSETSILQQKMEVGGLDDSGS; encoded by the coding sequence ATGGGTTTCATGACGAAGCACTTCCTTTTGCTTGCCTTGTCCCTATCAACGTGGAGCTTCGTGGCGATGATCGCATGCGGAGGCACCCCCACGAGTACTGCTGCTCGTCTTCTCGCCATCAAGTCCGACCTCATCGACCCCGGAGGAGCCATGGCGAGCTGGTCGCCAGGGCTTCCTGATACGTGCAGCTGGAATGGAGTCACGTGCTCGGATGACCGGAATCACGTCGTCGCTTTCAACTTGTCCGGCTACGGCCTCTCCGGCTCTGTCTCCTCCAAGTTCGCGGGTCTTGCGTTCCTTGAGACGCTCGACCTGTCTTCCAACTCCCTCGCCGGACCCATCCCCCCTGAGATCGGCATGCTCAAGCGCCTCAGAGAACTGCTGCTCTTCTCCAACTCCCTCTCCGGCTTCATCCCTCCCGAGATCGGCCTTCTCACAGATCTCAAGGTTCTGCGACTGGGAGACAACATGTTGTCAGGGACGATCCCTCCACATCTCGGCAACTGCACTGGGTTGGAGGTTCTTGGCCTCGCCCAATGCCAGTTGAACGGAAGCATCCCCGCCCAGATTGGCCACTTGAACCGCCTCAAGACCCTCAACCTGCAGCAGAACAGGCTTACCGGTCGAACGCCTGGCGAACTCGGTGGCTGCAGTGCTCTCCAAGTTCTGTCCATGGCGGACAACATGCTCCAGGGGGAAATCCCTTCGTCCATTGGAAGACTGGCCTTCTTGCAGGTTCTTAATCTGGCGAATAACCAGTTCTCTGGTTCCATTCCCACTGCTCTGGGTGGTCTTTCGAGCTTGAGCTACCTGAACTTGCTGGGTAACGCCCTCAATGGCACCATTCCTCCTCAGCTGAATCGCTTGACTCTGCTGCGAATCCTCGACCTGTCGAAGAACAACCTATCCGACGCCATCAGCATCTCCACGAGGCAGCTGAAGAATCTGCGGTACTTGGTCCTGTCGAACAATCTCTTACAAGGCAGCATCTCCGGAGACCTCTGCGACGAGAGTTCAAGCTTGCAGAATCTTTACCTCGCCGGAAACCACCTGTCGGGCACGATCCAGGGGCTGATGGATTGCATCTCGCTCCGCTCGCTCGATCTCTCGAACAACAGCTTGAGCGGCGGGATTCCGTCGGACATCGATCGCTTGACCAACCTCGTCGATCTCGTGCTCCATAACAACAGCTTGGTCGGGGGTTTACCGCCGCGGCTGGGAAACCTGAGCCACCTGCAGATGCTGTCGCTCTTCCACAATGGTCTAACAGGCAGCATTCCGGCAGAGATCGGCAAGTTGCAGAGGCTACAGCTCTTGTTCTTGTACGAGAACCAGATGACCGGGATCATACCGCACGAATTGACGAACTGTTCGAGCTTGGAAGAGCTCGATTTCTTCGGGAACAGTTTCAGTGGGCCGATCCCTGAGACGATTGGGAAGCTCACGAATCTGGTAGTGCTTCAGCTGCGGCAGAATGATCTCTCAGGCCCCATTCCTCCGAGCCTGGGCGACTGCAACAAGCTCCAGGCCTTGGCTTTGGCTGACAACCGGCTCTCGGGGACTCTTCCTCCGACCTTCCGATTCCTCACCGAGTTGAACCTCATCACGTTGTACAACAACTCGCTCGAGGGTCCGATCCCAGACTCGTTGTTCTCCTCTCTCAAACATCTCGCCATCATCAACCTGTCTCACAACAGGTTCACCGGGAGCATCTCACCGCTCTTGGGCTCAAACGCTCTCGTCAAACTGGACTTGACCAACAATGCGTTCTCCGGCGTAATTCCTCCGACACTCGGTGAGTCAACAAACCTGGCCCGTCTTCGACTAGGCCACAACCTGTTGCAGGGCGGCATCCCCTCCGAACTCAGCCGCCTTCGATGGCTCGATTTCCTCGACATGTCCTCCAACAACCTCACCGGGGAAATCCCCTCCGACCTCTCAAACTGCACCAGACTAACTCACCTCCTACTTGGAAAGAACAGGGTCACAGGTACCATCCGTTCTTGGCTGGGAAACCTGCACTCTCTTGGAGAGCTCGACCTATCATGGAATGAGCTCAGTGGACAGATACCAGCAGAGATCGGGAACTGCTCAGGGCTTCTTAAACTCTCTCTACAAGACAACCATCTCTCGGGGATGATCCCGCCGGAGCTCGGGAGGCTCACTTCGCTAAACGTTCTCAACCTGCAGCGGAATAACCTCACCGGCACCATACCTTCCGCAGTGCTTATACACTGCAAGAAGCTCTATGAACTGAGGCTCTCTGAGAACTCCTTGACTGGTTCGATACCTTCGGAGATCGGACAGCTGATTGAGCTTCAGGTGATGCTGGATTTGAGCAGAAACCACTTGTCAGGAGACATCCCTTCGTCTCTCGGAAATCTTATCAAGTTAGAGAGGCTTAACCTCTCTTTCAATCATCTCGACGGGCGAATCCCTGCTTCTCTGGAGCAGATCACCAGTCTCCATCGACTCAATCTATCGAACAACCTTCTTTATGGCTGGATTCCCGCAGGGCTCTCGAGCTTCCCAGTTAGCTCCTTCACTGCAACCAAACTCTGCGGTGCACCACTGACTGCTTGTATAACAAGATCATCAAGCTCTGACATGAGTCGACTGTCCAATGCAGCAGTGGCAGGCATCATAGTTGCGATCGTCTCCATTTCAGCTGTCGTCTGTGTGGTGTTGCTCTGCATCATCATCAGGTTGTGGAGCAAATGGAGAGAGGTCTCCGTCTCGAATTCCGACGGCGAGGAGTGTAAAGAGAAGCAAGAGAGACGGGGCGGTGGTGGCGGTGACAGGTTCGAGAGTTTCTGGAAGGTTGGTTCTACGAGCATGGTTACTTCATCAGAGAAGCAGAGCTCTACCTCTGAGACTAGCATTCTCCAACAGAAGATGGAAGTTGGTGGCTTGGATGATTCAGGATCGTGA